TCAAAGATATTATTCTTTGTTTTTTATAATATCTTTTTTATTTCTACAATATAACATCTACATGTCTTGCAACATGACAGTTTATATTAACAGCTACAGGAAGTCCTGCTATATGAGTTGGAAATGTCTCTATGTTTACTGCTAGTGCAGTAATTCTTCCTCCCAATCCTTGTGGACCTATACCTAAGTTATTTATTTTTTCTAAAAGCTCTATTTCTAAATCTTTTATATGAGGTTTTTCATTATGTTTATCAATCTCCCTAAGTAAGGCCTTTTTAGCCAATTCGCATGATTTTTCCATAGTTCCTCCTATCCCTACTCCAACCACTATAGGAGGACACGGATTAGGTCCTGCTTTTTCGACTGTCTCTATAATAAATCTTTTTACACCTTCCACACCATCAGAAGGCTTTAACATTTTTAATGCCCCCATATTTTCACTACCAAATCCTTTAGGAGCAAAACTTATCTTAAGCTTATCTCCTTTCACTATATCATAGTGAATTACTGCTGGAGTATTATCATTTGTATTTTTTCTTATAAGAGGATCTTCAACTACAGATTTTCTCAAATAGCCTTCTTTATATCCTTGTCTTACACCTTCATTTATAGATTCTGTAAGACTTCCACCTTCTATATAAACATCTTGTCCTATTTCTATAAAAAATACAGCCATACCTGTATCTTGACAAATAGGAATTTGCTTATTTTTAGCTATTTCTGTATTAATAATCATTTTATTAAGAATATCTTTTCCTA
Above is a genomic segment from Gottschalkia purinilytica containing:
- a CDS encoding fumarate hydratase, which translates into the protein MRKISTELIIRTIKDMCIDANYHLGKDVIDKIKESERNEESPIGKDILNKMIINTEIAKNKQIPICQDTGMAVFFIEIGQDVYIEGGSLTESINEGVRQGYKEGYLRKSVVEDPLIRKNTNDNTPAVIHYDIVKGDKLKISFAPKGFGSENMGALKMLKPSDGVEGVKRFIIETVEKAGPNPCPPIVVGVGIGGTMEKSCELAKKALLREIDKHNEKPHIKDLEIELLEKINNLGIGPQGLGGRITALAVNIETFPTHIAGLPVAVNINCHVARHVDVIL